A window from Urocitellus parryii isolate mUroPar1 chromosome 1, mUroPar1.hap1, whole genome shotgun sequence encodes these proteins:
- the LOC144254942 gene encoding intraflagellar transport protein 70A produces the protein MAGLSGTQIPDGEFTAIVYRLIRDSRYAEAVQLLGTELQRSPRSRAGLSLLGYCYYRLQEFALAAECYEQLGQLHPELEQYRLYQAQALYKAGLYPEATRVAFLLLDNPAYHSRVLRLQAAIKYSEGDLPGARSLVEQLLSEEGGEESGSENEPDGQVNLGCLLYKEGHYEAACAKFFAALQASGYQPDLSYNLALAYYSNRHYASALKHIADIIEHGIRQHPELGVGMTTEGIDIRSVGNTLVLHQTALVEAFNLKAAIEYQLRNYEIAQETLTDMPPRAEEELDPVTLHNQALMNMDAKPTEGFEKLQFLLQQNPFPPETFGNLLLLYCKYEYFDLAADVLAENAHLTYKFLTPYLYDFLDALITCQTAPEEAFIKLDGLAGMLTEQLRRLTKQVQEARHNRDEEAVKKAVNEYDDTLEKYIPVLMAQAKIYWNLENYSMVEKIFRKSVEFCNDHDVWKLNVAHVLFMQENKYKEAIGFYEPIVKKHYDNILNVSAIVLANLCVSYIMTSQNEEAEELMRKIEKEEEQLSYDDPDRKIYHLCIVNLVIGTLYCAKGNYDFGISRVIKSLEPYNKKLGTDTWYYAKRCFLSLLENMSKHMIVLRDNVIQECVQFLEHCELYGRNIPAVIEQPLEEERMHIGKNTVTYESRQLKALIYEIIGWNL, from the coding sequence ATGGCTGGGCTGAGCGGCACGCAGATCCCCGACGGGGAGTTCACCGCCATCGTGTACCGGCTCATCCGCGACTCCCGCTACGCCGAAGCGGTGCAGCTGCTGGGCACAGAGCTGCAGCGGAGCCCCAGGAGCCGCGCTGGCCTGTCGCTGCTGGGCTACTGCTACTACCGCCTGCAGGAGTTCGCGCTGGCCGCAGAGTGCTATGAGCAGCTGGGCCAGCTGCACCCAGAACTCGAGCAGTACCGCCTGTATCAGGCCCAGGCCCTGTACAAGGCCGGCCTTTATCCAGAGGCCACTCGGGTGGCCTTTCTCCTCCTGGACAATCCCGCCTACCACAGTCGGGTCCTCCGCCTGCAAGCTGCTATCAAGTACAGTGAAGGTGACCTGCCAGGGGCCAGGAGCCTGGTAGAGCAGCTGCTGAGTGAGGAAGGGGGAGAAGAGAGTGGAAGTGAGAATGAGCCTGATGGTCAGGTCAACCTGGGTTGTTTGCTGTACAAGGAGGGACACTATGAAGCTGCCTGTGCCAAGTTCTTTGCGGCCCTGCAGGCTTCAGGCTACCAGCCTGACCTTTCCTACAACTTGGCACTGGCCTATTACAGTAACAGGCACTATGCCTCGGCTCTGAAGCATATTGCCGACATTATTGAGCATGGGATCCGTCAGCACCCAGAGCTTGGTGTGGGCATGACCACAGAGGGCATTGATATTCGCAGTGTTGGCAACACTTTAGTCCTCCACCAGACTGCTCTGGTGGAAGCCTTCAACCTCAAAGCAGCCATAGAATACCAGCTGAGAAACTATGAGATAGCCCAAGAAACCCTCACTGATATGCCACCTAGGGCAGAGGAAGAATTGGACCCTGTGACCCTGCACAACCAGGCACTCATGAATATGGATGCCAAGCCTACAGAAGGGTTTGAGAAGCTACAGTTTTTGCTCCAACAGAACCCTTTCCCCCCAGAGACTTTTGGCAATCTTTTGCTGCTCTACTGTAAATATGAGTATTTTGACCTGGCGGCAGATGTCCTAGCAGAAAATGCCCATTTGACTTATAAATTCCTCACACCCTATCTCTATGACTTCTTGGATGCCCTGATCACTTGCCAGACAGCTCCTGAAGAAGCTTTCATTAAGCTTGATGGCCTAGCAGGGATGTTGACTGAGCAGCTTCGAAGACTCACCAAACAAGTACAGGAAGCAAGACACAACAGAGATGAAGAAGCTGTCAAAAAGGCAGTGAATGAATATGATGACACTCTTGAAAAATATATTCCTGTATTGATGGCCCAGGCAAAGATCTATTGGAATCTTGAAAATTATTCGATGGTAGAAAAGATTTTCCGCAAATCTGTGGAATTCTGTAATGACCATGATGTGTGGAAGCTGAATGTGGCCCATGTTCTCTTCATGCAGGAGAACAAATACAAAGAAGCCATTGGTTTCTATGAACCCATTGTCAAGAAGCACTATGATAACATCCTGAATGTCAGTGCTATTGTATTAGCTAACCTCTGTGTTTCCTATATTATGACAAGTCAAAATGAAGAAGCAGAGGAGCTGATGAGGAAgattgaaaaggaggaagagcagcTGTCCTATGATGACCCCGACAGGAAAATCTACCATCTCTGCATTGTGAATTTGGTGATAGGAACACTTTATTGTGCCAAAGGAAATTATGACTTTGGTATCTCTCGAGTTATCAAAAGCTTGGAACCATACAATAAAAAGCTAGGAACTGATACCTGGTATTATGCCAAAAGATGCTTCCTGTCCTTGTTGGAAAACATGTCAAAGCACATGATAGTGCTTCGAGACAATGTTATTCAAGAATGTGTGCAGTTTCTAGAACACTGTGAACTTTATGGCAGAAACATACCTGCTGTTATAGAACAACCTCTTGAAGAAGAAAGAATGCATATTGGGAAGAACACAGTCACATATGAATCTAGACAGTTAAAAGCTTTGATATATGAGATTATAGGATGGAATCTATAG
- the LOC144254940 gene encoding intraflagellar transport protein 70B-like, which translates to MAGLSSTQIPDGEFTAVVYRLIRDSRYAEAVQLLGTELQRSPRSRAGLSLLGYCYYRLQEFALAAECYEQLGQLHPELEQYRLYQAQALYKAGLYPEATRVAFLLLDNPAYHSRVLRLQAAIKYSEGDLPGARSLVEQLLSEEGGEESGSENEPDGQVNLGCLLYKEGHYEAACAKFFAALQASGYQPDLSYNLALAYYSNRHYAPALKHIANIIARGIRHHPELGVGMTTEGIDIRSVGNTLVLHQTALVEAFNLKAAIEYQLRNYEAAQEALTDMPPRAEEELDPVTLHNQALMNMDAKPTEGFEKLQFLLQQNPFPPETFGNLLLLYCKYEYFDLAADVLAENAHLTYRFLTPYLYDFLDALITCQTAPEEAFIKLDGLAGMLTEQLRRLTKQVQEARLNREDEVVIKAVNEYDDTLEKYIPVLMAQAKIYWNLENYSMVEKIFRKSVEFCNDHDVWKLNVAHVLFMQENKYKEAIGFYEPIVKKHYDNILNVSAIVLANLCVSYIMTSQNEEAEELMRKIEKEEEQLSYDDPDRKIYHLCIVNLVIGTLYCAKGNYDFGISRVIKSLEPYNKKLGTDTWYYAKRCFLSLLENMSKHMIVLRDNVIQECVQFLEHCELYGRNIPAVIEQPLEEERMHIGKNTVTYESRQLKALIYEIIGWNV; encoded by the coding sequence ATGGCGGGGCTGAGCAGCACGCAGATCCCCGACGGGGAGTTCACCGCCGTCGTGTACCGGCTCATCCGCGACTCCCGCTACGCTGAAGCGGTGCAGCTGCTGGGCACAGAGCTGCAGCGGAGCCCCAGGAGCCGCGCTGGCCTGTCGCTGCTGGGCTACTGCTACTACCGCCTGCAGGAGTTCGCGCTGGCCGCTGAGTGCTATGAGCAGCTGGGCCAGCTGCACCCAGAACTCGAGCAGTACCGCCTGTATCAGGCCCAGGCCCTGTACAAGGCCGGCCTTTATCCAGAGGCCACTCGGGTGGCCTTTCTCCTCCTGGACAATCCCGCCTACCACAGTCGGGTCCTCCGCCTGCAAGCCGCTATCAAGTACAGTGAAGGTGACCTGCCAGGGGCCAGGAGCCTGGTAGAGCAGCTGCTGAGTGAGGAAGGGGGAGAAGAGAGTGGAAGTGAGAATGAGCCTGATGGTCAGGTCAACCTGGGTTGTTTGCTGTACAAGGAGGGACACTATGAAGCTGCCTGTGCCAAGTTCTTTGCAGCCCTGCAGGCTTCAGGCTACCAGCCTGACCTTTCCTACAACTTGGCACTGGCCTATTACAGTAACAGGCACTATGCCCCGGCTCTGAAGCACATTGCCAACATTATTGCCCGTGGTATCCGTCATCACCCAGAGCTTGGTGTGGGCATGACCACAGAGGGCATTGATATTCGCAGTGTTGGCAACACTTTAGTCCTCCACCAGACTGCTCTGGTGGAAGCCTTCAACCTCAAAGCAGCCATAGAATACCAGCTGAGAAACTAtgaggcagcccaggaagctCTCACTGATATGCCACCTAGGGCAGAGGAAGAATTGGACCCTGTGACCCTGCACAACCAGGCACTCATGAATATGGATGCCAAGCCTACAGAAGGGTTTGAGAAGCTACAGTTTCTACTCCAACAGAATCCCTTTCCCCCAGAGACTTTTGGCAATCTTTTGCTGCTCTACTGTAAATATGAGTATTTTGACCTGGCAGCAGATGTCCTAGCAGAAAATGCCCATTTGACTTATAGATTCCTCACACCCTATCTCTATGACTTCTTGGATGCCCTGATCACTTGCCAGACAGCTCCTGAAGAAGCTTTCATTAAGCTTGATGGCCTAGCAGGGATGCTGACTGAGCAGCTTCGAAGACTCACCAAACAGGTACAGGAAGCAAGACTCAATAGAGAGGATGAAGTTGTCATAAAGGCAGTGAATGAATATGATGACACTCTTGAAAAATATATTCCTGTATTGATGGCCCAGGCAAAGATCTACTGGAATCTTGAAAATTATTCGATGGTAGAAAAGATTTTCCGCAAATCTGTGGAATTCTGTAATGACCATGATGTGTGGAAGTTGAATGTGGCCCATGTTCTCTTCATGCAGGAGAACAAATACAAAGAAGCCATTGGTTTCTATGAACCCATTGTCAAGAAGCACTATGATAACATCCTGAATGTCAGTGCTATTGTATTAGCTAACCTCTGTGTTTCCTATATTATGACAAGTCAAAATGAAGAAGCAGAGGAGCTGATGAGGAAgattgaaaaggaggaagagcagcTGTCCTATGATGACCCCGACAGGAAAATCTACCATCTCTGCATTGTGAATTTGGTGATAGGAACACTTTATTGTGCCAAAGGAAATTATGACTTTGGTATCTCTCGAGTTATCAAAAGCTTGGAACCATACAATAAAAAGCTAGGAACTGATACCTGGTATTATGCCAAAAGATGCTTCCTGTCCTTGTTGGAAAACATGTCAAAGCACATGATAGTGCTTCGAGACAATGTTATTCAAGAATGTGTGCAGTTTCTAGAACACTGTGAACTTTATGGCAGAAACATACCTGCTGTTATAGAACAACCTCTTGAAGAAGAAAGAATGCATATTGGGAAGAACACAGTCACATATGAGTCCAGACAGTTAAAAGCTTTGATTTATGAGATTATAGGATGGAATGTGTAG